From the Nocardiopsis changdeensis genome, one window contains:
- a CDS encoding GNAT family N-acetyltransferase produces the protein MSTPSLRAVEITPDNVRAATGIRVRADQDAFVAPVVLSLAEAYASRATAWPRLILDGDRPVAFVMAGFDPDREDPDRRCGIWRLNVAGDEQGRGYGRFAVQAVLDEARRRGHKRVTVSWVPGEGSPEEFYLRLGFRETGRVVGGETVGELLLE, from the coding sequence ATGAGCACCCCCTCTCTCCGCGCCGTGGAGATCACCCCCGACAACGTCCGCGCCGCGACCGGGATCCGGGTCCGCGCGGACCAGGACGCCTTCGTCGCCCCCGTCGTCCTCTCCCTCGCCGAGGCCTACGCCTCCCGCGCGACCGCCTGGCCCCGGCTGATCCTGGACGGGGACCGGCCCGTCGCCTTCGTCATGGCCGGTTTCGACCCCGACAGGGAGGACCCCGACCGCCGCTGCGGCATCTGGCGGCTCAACGTCGCCGGGGACGAGCAGGGCAGGGGCTACGGCCGCTTCGCCGTGCAGGCCGTCCTGGACGAGGCCCGCCGCCGCGGGCACAAGCGGGTCACCGTCTCCTGGGTCCCGGGGGAGGGCTCGCCCGAGGAGTTCTACCTCCGGCTGGGCTTCCGTGAAACGGGCCGGGTGGTGGGGGGCGAGACCGTGGGCGAACTCCTCCTGGAGTGA